In a genomic window of Gossypium arboreum isolate Shixiya-1 chromosome 9, ASM2569848v2, whole genome shotgun sequence:
- the LOC108454364 gene encoding PHD finger-like domain-containing protein 5A, producing MAKHHPDLIMCRKQPGIAIGRLCEKCDGKCVICDSYVRPCTLVRVCDECNYGSFQGRCVICGGVGISDAYYCKECTQQEKDRDGCPKIVNLGSAKTDLFYERKKYGFKKR from the coding sequence ATGGCTAAGCACCATCCTGATTTGATCATGTGCCGGAAACAGCCGGGGATTGCAATAGGACGATTATGTGAGAAGTGTGATGGCAAGTGTGTAATCTGTGACTCTTATGTCCGCCCTTGCACGCTCGTGCGAGTTTGCGATGAATGCAACTATGGGTCGTTTCAAGGTAGGTGTGTTATCTGTGGAGGGGTGGGGATATCCGATGCATATTACTGTAAGGAGTGTACTCAGCAAGAGAAAGATCGCGATGGTTGTCCAAAAATTGTTAATCTCGGGAGTGCTAAAACAGACTTATTCTATGAACGTAAAAAATATGGTTTTAAGAAAAGATGA
- the LOC108456240 gene encoding gibberellin 2-beta-dioxygenase 6-like — MLQMSNVGSYPPVFRQLNGGGVHPPQQMMAQLKKNNYSMEDTSTTTQEDSVPIPMVDLECLSLHKLGDACKNWGLFRLVNHGIPSTLLTKLQYHAKMLFGLSFESKQALITNPMSYFWGTPALTPSGTALNPAASTSTMNWLEGFNVPLTQLPHFHSEHPMLHCFRLLLEEYGRHLSRIATTLFESMAKNLDLDPKQSESKLDESTAFIRVYRYPPRRSLAGEAWGMIPHTDSSVLSIVNQDHVGGLEIFKDNKWHLVNPIPNTLVVHIGDMMQAISDDEYMSVKHRVRVKKQEERLSICYFVFPAEESVIHSSKYKPFTYKDFQEQVQKDTRTLGYKVGLQRFKA, encoded by the exons ATGCTTCAAATGAGCAACGTTGGATCTTACCCTCCTGTGTTTCGCCAGCTGAACGGTGGGGGTGTTCATCCTCCGCAGCAGATGATGGCTCAATTGAAGAAGAACAACTACTCCATGGAAGACACCAGTACCACCACCCAAGAAGATTCAGTTCCAATCCCTATGGTGGATCTTGAGTGCCTTAGCCTGCATAAGCTTGGGGATGCTTGTAAAAATTGGGGTCTTTTTCGTTTGGTTAACCATGGGATCCCTTCAACCCTTTTGACCAAACTTCAGTACCATGCCAAGATGTTGTTTGGTTTATCCTTTGAGTCCAAGCAAGCCTTAATCACTAACCCTATGTCTTATTTCTGGGGCACCCCTGCCTTAACCCCATCTGGGACTGCCCTAAACCCTGCTGCCTCGACTTCAACTATGAACTGGCTCGAAGGGTTTAATGTTCCACTCACTCAACTCCCACACTTCCATTCTGAACATCCTATGCTTCATTGTTTCAG GCTTTTGTTGGAAGAATATGGAAGGCACCTTTCAAGGATTGCCACAACCTTGTTTGAATCAATGGCGAAGAATCTCGATCTTGATCCTAAACAATCCGAGTCTAAGTTAGATGAATCCACTGCATTCATTCGGGTTTACAGGTATCCACCGCGCCGCTCCTTGGCTGGCGAGGCTTGGGGCATGATCCCACACACCGATAGCTCAGTGCTTTCCATAGTGAACCAAGATCATGTTGGGGGACTTGAAATTTTCAAGGACAATAAATGGCACTTGGTTAACCCAATTCCCAACACTCTTGTAGTTCATATCGGTGACATGATGCAG GCTATAAGTGACGACGAATACATGAGTGTGAAACATAGAGTGAGAGTGAAGAAGCAGGAGGAGCGGCTATCAATCTGCTACTTTGTATTCCCAGCTGAAGAGAGTGTGATCCACAGCTCAAAATATAAACCTTTTACTTACAAAGATTTCCAAGAACAAGTGCAAAAAGACACCAGGACTCTAGGCTATAAAGTTGGCCTCCAAAGGTTCAAAGCTTAa